The following nucleotide sequence is from Thermoanaerobacterales bacterium.
GACCGCAAGGCGCCGGAATTGCCGCCGGATCCTTTCCTGGCCGCGGTGCGCGAAGCTTATGAGGAGACCGGTATCCGGCTTGCCAGGCGGGATATCCGGTTTTTCGCCCTGGGTATGCAGGCCGACCAGCGCCACCCGCTGCTCCTCGGCGAGGCGCGGATCGACGGGCGCCTTGGAGAATTGCTCCGTCTCGGGAAAGACGCCTGGGAGAACGAGCGGTTTTATTACCTTGACCTGGATAACCTCGCGGTGTGCGCCGCCGTTCTGGTTTACGGCGACTGGCTGCCGGCCAGCGCCGTGGGGGTGTGCCTGACCCTTCTGCGCCAGTATGGTTACAAGCGTGTCGCCGAGGCCCTCGACGGCGCGCGAAAGGACCATTACCGGCGCTGGCTGGCGCGCGGAGAACCGCGCCGGGAGCGGAAGAGACTTTCGGGATAGCGCGTCGGCGGTGCGCGACGTAGGCGACCGCCGGAAGAAGACGGCGTGAGGAGGCATGGGCTTGACGTTCGCGGGATCGGTCCTCGTCACCGGCGGGGCCGGGTATATCGGGAGCCACGTCGTTAAGGAACTGCTGGCGCGGGGGTACCGGACGGTCACCCTTGACGACCTGCGCAAGGGGCACCGGGCGGCGGTGGCCGGCGGCGTCTTCGTGAAGGGCGACTGCGGCGACGCGGAGCTGGTCGGGCGGGTCTGCCGGGAGTACGGCGTGGAGGCCGCGGTGCACCTGGCGGCGGACAGCCTCGTCGGGGAGTCGATGGCCCACCCGGCGAGGTACTGCCGCAACAACCTGGCCAACGGGATCGGGCTTCTGGACGCCCTGCTGGCGTGCGGAGTGCGGCGGTTTATTTTTTCGTCCACGGCGGCGGTGTACGGCGAGCCGGATGCGGTGCCTATCACCGAGGAGCACCCGACCCGGCCGGTGAACGTCTACGGGGCGACGAAGCTGATGTTCGAGCAGGTCCTGGAGTGGTACGGCCGGGCCTACGGGCTGAGGTACGTCTCGCTGCGCTATTTCAACGCGGCGGGGGCCGACGAGAGCGGGGAGATCGGGGAGGACCACCGGCCGGAGACGCACCTGGTGCCCATCGTGCTGCAGGCCGCCCTGGGGAAGAGGGACAAGGTGACCGTCTTCGGCGACGACTACCCCACGCCGGACGGGACCTGCGTCCGGGACTACATCCACGTCACCGACCTGGCGGCGGCGCACGTGCTGGCGCTGGAGGCGCTGGCGGCGGGGCGTCCCTCGGCGGTGTACAACCTGGGCAGCGAGCGGGGGTGCTCGGTGCGGGAAGTGATCGAGACGGCGCGGCGGGTCACCGGGCGGAAGATCCCGGCGGAGGTCGGCCCGCGGCGGGAGGGCGACCCGGCGGTGCTGGTGGCCGGTTCGGCGAAGATCAGGCGGGAGCTGGGCTGGGCGCCGCGCTGCGGGGACCTGGAGACCATCGTCCGGACGGCCTGGGCGTGGCATGCGCGGCACCCGGAGGGGTACGGGGAATAGTTGGGAAGATTGGTGTTACGAGTGTTGGAATATGGGATACAGGAGGTTATTTCTCAGCCACGGCCTGGTGGAGGATCATGCGAATAAACGCGGTGTGTCCAACCCCGAGCTTTTTCGCGAGCGCCTTGATGGCCGCCAAATCGTCCTCGGGAATACGCACGGAAACATGCGCCATTCTGGGCCGCTCAAACTCCACGTCCGCGTCTTCCAAGTCCAATTCCGAGACGTCGGTATGGTCGAAGAAGTCGGCCATCTCTTGCACATTATGGAACCGGGGCAACTTCCTATCCTTGTCTTGAACCATGATAAAGTCTCCTTTCGCCTGGTTTCATGTCGCGGGCGGTGACCGGATAGGCCACGCCGCGGCCTTCATAGATGAAGATCAGCGTCAGGTACCGGCCTGCCGCCGTGCGTCCGAGGAGAAGGTAGAGCTTTTGGTCGGGATCGCGGTTCGCTGCCTTGAGGCGCCTGATGAACCTGTTGGGATCGTCGAAGGCAGCTTCTTCTACTTCGTCAGGGCCGACCTGGTGCCGGGCGATATGATCCATGCGGTCGGTCGTCCACCGGATGCAGCCGATTTTCACTGCTTGCGCCTCCCGTTACCTAGTGTAGCACAATGTAGCACAACTTGCAAGGGGGTGATGTTCCCCGACGGCAACCAGTCCCTTTCAGGAAGCCCTGGCGGATGTTAAGTCCGCGATACGCTTTCATATTGACACCTTTGGTTGGTGAACGAGGCCCTGGACGCTTACCTGGCGAAGGCGGAGGAGAAGAGGGCCAAGGATCTGGAAGAAGTGCTGGCGCTTGCCGGCACTTTGTCCCGGGCCGAGGCGGAAGATGCGGAAAAGG
It contains:
- the galE gene encoding UDP-glucose 4-epimerase GalE; translated protein: MTFAGSVLVTGGAGYIGSHVVKELLARGYRTVTLDDLRKGHRAAVAGGVFVKGDCGDAELVGRVCREYGVEAAVHLAADSLVGESMAHPARYCRNNLANGIGLLDALLACGVRRFIFSSTAAVYGEPDAVPITEEHPTRPVNVYGATKLMFEQVLEWYGRAYGLRYVSLRYFNAAGADESGEIGEDHRPETHLVPIVLQAALGKRDKVTVFGDDYPTPDGTCVRDYIHVTDLAAAHVLALEALAAGRPSAVYNLGSERGCSVREVIETARRVTGRKIPAEVGPRREGDPAVLVAGSAKIRRELGWAPRCGDLETIVRTAWAWHARHPEGYGE
- a CDS encoding CopG family antitoxin produces the protein MVQDKDRKLPRFHNVQEMADFFDHTDVSELDLEDADVEFERPRMAHVSVRIPEDDLAAIKALAKKLGVGHTAFIRMILHQAVAEK